In Coregonus clupeaformis isolate EN_2021a chromosome 7, ASM2061545v1, whole genome shotgun sequence, one genomic interval encodes:
- the LOC121569439 gene encoding volume-regulated anion channel subunit LRRC8D-like, with the protein MFSLSELASLSERQGSSKLLKPWWEVFMEYLVVLMLMVSVLSGTLLLSRDRVVCLPLDLATTPTNQSTSSSSGAVPQPHPPKRPPTKPSPLPANPWSPARGRRTHLDYQQYVYISQVCYHEALPWYSRFFPYVALLQSLVLLASGCFWFHFPLTSARIEHFLAILAKCCESPWTSRALSHAARQEEGGEETGPQDLQMPPPTLLSSPSIPRNRQSSLDSGTDSPLLVRSDSTSTATPPSPCPSTLSRTSSLSSVSLSRARVPASKSPVVLDGSRRVASLDRSDGEQARALFERVRRFRSHCENSEVIYKVYLAQTVFKLLLVVLIVGYTTPLMGSISFTHTCLPQAHALTGYSAFECTHALASVLHKLLRAYISLVGLFGLLSLYTLSWILHSSLRQYSFNKLRELGSMRDVPDLCNDLAFLLHMADQYDPLLAQRLSVFLSPVSETRLLEESLERRWGAERLRSMTTVDPEGRPLLQLVALPRLPPALFTLSQLVVLKLELITDAKLPAQVANMTSLRELHLYHCTAAMQPGALVVLQERLEALHLTFTQAAEIPSWVYSLRGLQQLHLSGRLGCEGGVGRGWALGNLRQLRHLRVLVLRGMLQRVPGELGEVAGSLVRLEIHNEGSRLLVLTGLRRVAGLTELQLQDCHLERLPSALLALTSLRTLDLQHNSLRTLEELLGLAHLRRLSCLRLAHNRILALPASVGVLRALEFLDLGYNQLQSLPPALFNLHHLRRLLLAGNLLDKLPAEVGALTFLAELDLSGNRLESLPPELFSRCLELRNLNVSHNSLGSLPPGLSNLSQLSRLDLRSNSLEELPMELGFCSGLHGEGLLVEDWLLHALPRHVKEFLTQPGSPTGKSLESHSRPDSDSFPYFSATQWSFSSALESRI; encoded by the exons ATGTTCAGCCTGTCAGAGCTGGCCTCTCTGAGTGAGCGGCAGGGCAGCTCCAAGCTGCTGAAGCCCTGGTGGGAGGTCTTCATGGAGTACCTGGTAGTGCTGATGCTCATGGTGTCTGTGTTGTCAGGCACCCTGTTGCTGTCTCGAGACAGGGTGGTGTGTCTCCCCCTGGACCTCGCTACCACCCCCACTAACCAGAGCACCTCCTCCAGCAGTGGTGCCGTCCCTCAACCCCACCCACCTAAAAGGCCCCCCACCAAGCCATCCCCCCTACCAGCCAACCCCTGGAGCCCTGCTAGGGGCAGGCGCACCCACCTGGACTACCAGCAGTACGTCTACATTAGCCAGGTGTGCTACCACGAGGCCCTGCCCTGGTACTCCCGCTTCTTCCCCTATGTGGCTCTACTCCAGTCCCTGGTGCTATTGGCCAGCGGATGCTTCTGGTTCCACTTCCCCCTCACCTCTGCCCGCATAGAGCACTTCCTGGCCATCCTGGCCAAGTGCTGTGAGTCGCCCTGGACCTCCCGTGCCCTGTCCCATGCCGCCCgccaggaggagggaggggaggagacaggcccCCAGGATCTCCAAATGCCTCCTCCTACTCTCCTGTCTTCACCCTCCATACCCCGCAACCGCCAGTCCAGCCTGGACTCGGGCACAGACAGCCCCCTGCTGGTGAGATCGGATAGCACGTCCACTGCCACCCCTCCCTCGCCCtgcccctccactctctcccggacctcctccctgtcctccgtGTCTCTGTCCCGGGCCCGTGTCCCGGCTTCCAAATCCCCTGTGGTGCTGGATGGTTCACGGCGGGTTGCCAGTTTGGACCGGAGTGACGGGGAACAGGCCAGGGCACTGTTCGAGAGGGTGCGCCGCTTCCGCTCCCACTGTGAGAATTCTGAAGTAATCTACAAG GTGTACTTGGCCCAGACGGTGTtcaagctgctgctggtggtgcTGATAGTGGGCTACACCACCCCTCTGATGGGCTCGATCTCGTTCACCCACACCTGCCTGCCCCAGGCCCATGCCCTGACTGGCTACAGTGCCTTTGAGTGTACCCATGCCCTGGCCTCAGTCCTCCACAAGTTGCTGCGGGCCTACATCAGCCTGGTGGGGCTCTTTGGCCTGCTGAGCCTCTACACCCTCAGCTGGATCCTCCACAG CTCCCTGCGTCAATACTCCTTTAACAAACTGAGGGAGCTGGGCTCCATGAGGGATGTCCCTGACCTGTGTAATGACCTGGCCTTCCTGTTACACATGGCTGACCAGTACGACCCCCTGCTGGCCCAGCGCCTTTCCGTCTTCCTGTCACCCGTCAGCGAGACACGCCTGCTGGAGGAGAGCCTGGAGAGGCGCTGGGGGGCCGAGAGGCTGCGCTCCATGACCACGGTCGACCCCGAGGGACGGCCCCTGCTGCAGCTGGTGGCCCTGCCACGCCTGCCCCCCGCCCTCTTCACCCTCAGCCAGTTGGTGGTACTCAAGCTGGAGCTCATCACGGACGCCAAGCTCCCAGCACAGGTGGCCAACATGACCTCACTCAG GGAGCTTCATTTGTACCACTGTACTGCAGCCATGCAGCCTGGTGCCCTGGTGGTTCTGCAGGAGCGTCTGGAGGCCCTGCACCTCACCTTCACCCAGGCTGCAGAGATCCCCAGCTGGGTCTACTCTCTCCGTGGCCTGCAGCAGCTGCACCTGTCTGGCCGGTTGGGCTGCGAGGGCGGGGTGGGCCGTGGCTGGGCCCTGGGAAACCTCCGGCAGCTCCGTCACCTCCGGGTGCTGGTCCTGAGGGGCATGCTGCAGCGTGTACCCGGGGAGCTGGGGGAGGTGGCGGGAAGCCTGGTGAGGCTGGAGATCCACAACGAGGGCTCCAGGCTGCTGGTGCTGACGGGGCTGCGGCGTGTGGCCGGCCTGACCGAGCTGCAGCTGCAGGACTGCCACCTGGAACGCCTACCCTCGGCCCTGCTGGCCCTCACCAGCCTGCGCACCCTGGACCTGCAGCACAACAGCCTGCGCACCTTGGAGGAGCTCCTGGGGCTGGCGCACCTCCGCCGCCTCTCCTGCCTCAGGCTGGCCCATAACCGTATTCTGGCCCTACCGGCTAGTGTTGGTGTGCTGCGTGCTCTGGAGTTCCTGGACCTGGGGTACAACCAGCTCCAGAGCCTTCCCCCGGCCCTCTTCAACCTCCACCACCTACGTCGCCTCCTACTGGCTGGCAACCTGCTGGACAAGCTGCCGGCAGAGGTAGGGGCGCTGACATTTCTTGCCGAGTTGGACCTGAGTGGGAACAGGCTGGAGAGCCTGCCTCCAGAGCTTTTCAGTCGCTGTTTGGAGCTGCGGAACCTGAATGTATCCCACAACTCCCTGGGTTCCCTGCCTCCAGGGCTGAGCAACCTGAGCCAGCTGTCACGGCTGGACCTGCGCAGCAACAGTCTGGAGGAGCTGCCCATGGAGCTGGGCTTCTGTTCAGGATTGCACGGAGAAGGTCTGCTGGTGGAAGACTGGCTGCTCCATGCACTGCCACGCCATGTGAAGGAGTTCCTAACCCAGCCTGGCTCTCCTACAGGCAAATCCTTAGAATCACACTCCCGTCCAGACTCAGATAGCTTCCCCTACTTCTCAGCTACCCAGTGGAGCTTCTCCTCCGCTCTGGAATCACGGATATAG